The genomic region TATGATTTCGTGGTGGCGCGCTATGGCGAGTTCGTGCTGCTCAGCCCGGTCTTTGCCGGCCATACGATCATTCTCTGGGTCGCCACTCCCATTCTTCTGATCGGTGGATTGATCGCGCTGGTCATTTGGGCGGTGCGCCGCCGAAAGCCCGTGCCTGCGCCTGAGGGGCTGTCTGCCGAAGAGGCCAGGGCGCTCGAGAAGCTTCGCAAGAGCTGAGCGGTCCTCATGCGATGGGGCCAACCGGCGGGGCAGTGCGCCTGCCGCCAACGGCTTTTTCAAAGCCACACTTCCGCCCGCTCCATTACGAAGTTTTAATGTAGGCGCAACTGCGCGGAAAGACGCGACTTACTACATACACCGCAACACCAAACCCAAGGTGTGTATGAGAGAGGACTTTTCCATGGCCAAAATGCTTTCTACACCGACCCGCAAGCTGGTCGCCGCCTCCGCGCTGGCGATGGTTGCGGCTGCCGGTACGCTCGGTGCCGGTTTCGTGAACACGCAACCCGCCCAGGCTCAGCAGGTGGGCACCGAGGTGGGCAACCCGCCGATGACCGGCTTTGCAGACCTCGTTGAATCGGTTTCGCCGGCTGTCGTCTCGGTCCAGGTGAGCGTCGAAGCGCCCATGCAGCAGATCCAGGGCGGGCCGAACTTCCAGTTCGAATTCCCCGATCTTCCCGAAGACCACCCCCTGCGCCGCTTCTTCGATCAGTTCGAGGAACCGTTCAACGGGCCCAACGACCGTCCCAACCGTCCGCGCGAATTCATGCAGGCGATGGGTTCGGGCTTCATCATTTCGCCCGACGGTTACATCGTGACCAACAATCACGTCGTCCAGGACGCCACCGAAGTGTCGGTGCTGCTTGAGGACGATACCGAACTGGCCGCCGACGTGGTGGGCACCGATCCGCGCACTGATCTGGCTCTGCTCAAGATTCATGAAGAGCGGGACGATCTGCCCTTCGTGGAATTTGCGACCGATGAAGCCCGCGTGGGCGACTGGGTCGTTGCCGTGGGCAACCCGTTCGGTCTCGGCGGCACCGTGACCGCCGGTATCGTCTCGGCCCGTGGCCGCGACATCAACGCCTCCTACTATGACGACTTCCTCCAGATCGACGCGGCGGTCAACCGCGGCAATTCGGGCGGCCCCTCGTTCAATACCGAGGGCAAGGTCGTCGGCGTCAACACCGCCATCTTCTCGCCCTCGGGCGGCAATGTGGGTATCGCGTTCGCCATTCCCGCCCAGCTCGCCCAGAGCGTGATCTCCCAGCTCCAGGAGAATGGCTTTGTGACCCGCGGCTTCCTTGGCGTCTCGCTGCAGGATCTCAATGAGGATCTTGCCGACGCGCTCGGGCTCGCCAACACCAATGGCGCACTGGTCACCGAGCCGATCGAAGGGGCCCCGGCCGCTGATGCCGGCATCGAATCGGGCGACGTGATCGTCTCGGTCGATGGCGAGGGCGTTGAAAATGCGCGTGAGCTTTCGCGCGTCATCTCCCAGCGTTCGCCCGAATCCGATGTGGTGCTCGGCGTGATCCGCGGTGGCGAGGAACTCGACATCACCGTTACCCTGGACCGTCTCGAGGAAGAGGAAGCCGCGCCCGAAACTCCCGCCGAGGAGGAGCAGGCCGATCCTGAGGCGACCAACTCCTATATCGGTGTTGCCGTTGCTCCCAATCCCGATGGGGAAGGCGTGGTGATCGAGGACGTCGATCCGCAGGGCCCGGCCGCCGCGCGCGGCGTCATGCCCGGCGATGTGATCGAACAGGCCAATGGCGGTGCCATTTCCCAGCCTGAAGACCTCGTTGCCGCTCTCGATGCGGCGCGCGAGGAGGGCAAATCGGCGATCTCGCTGCGCATCTCCCGCGATGGCGTCGCACGCTTTGTGGGCATCCCGCTCGAGGCCGAAGTACAAGAGCAAGAATAATAACGATCGGGGCCGGGCTACGCTCGGCCCCGATGCTGTTCCTGTTCGCTTGCCGGTGAGGGTGTATCGCCTCGCCGGCGGCTTGGGGCATCGGGGGCAATCCATGAAAATCCTGGTCATCGAAGACGATCGCGAAGCAGCGTCCTATCTCATTCAGGCGCTCGATGAATGCGGCCATATCGCCCATCACGCGAGCGATGGTGAGACCGGCTTCGCCATGGCCTCAGGCATGGAATACGATGTCCTGATCGTTGATCGCATGCTGCCGCGCCGCGATGGCCTGTCGATCATCGAATCCCTGCGCGCCGAAGGCGACCAGACGCCGGCGCTGATCCTTTCTGCGCTCGGCGAAGTCGACGACCGCGTGACCGGATTGCGCGCTGGCGGCGATGACTATCTGGTCAAGCCCTATGCCTTCTCCGAACTTCTCGCGCGGATCGAAGTCATGGCGCGCCGTTCGGCCCCGAGCGAGGCGGCGACGTCCTATCAGGTGGGCGATCTCGTGCTCGACAGGCTTTCGCGCAAGGTCGAGCGGGGCGGCGAGCAGATCGTGCTGCAGCCGCGAGAGTTCCGCCTTCTCGAATATCTGATGAAAAATGCGGGGCGGGTCGTCACCCGTACCATGCTGCTCGAAAACGTCTGGGACTATCATTTCGACCCCCAGACCAATGTGATCGACGTGCACATGTCGCGGCTGCGCGCCAAGGTGGACAAAGGCCATGAGCGCCAATTACTGCAGACTGTGCGCGGCGCGGGATATGTGATCCGTGAGTGACGCGCCACAGCGCTCGTTTCGCCTTCGCAACCTGTGGCGGACGACCACGGTTCGCCTCACGGCGATGTTCATCGCCATCTTCGTGGGCTTTGCCATCGTTCTTCTGGCGCTGATCGCCTATCAGAGCACCATCCAGCTTCAGCGCGAGCAGTTCCGCAGCGTCGAGCGCGAGATCGCGCAGATCCGCTTGCTGTCGCGGCAGTCCGGTATCCGCGCCGTTGCCTTTGCGGTGCAGCGGCTGGCCGACCGGCCGGGGCCGGGCATCTACTATCTGGGCGACCCTACCGGCGTCATGATCGCCGGCAACGTCACCGATTTTCCTCCGGCGGTTCTCGCCGAACCGGGACGGTTCGAGCTTGCCTATGAGCGCGGCCGCGAGATTTATGGCGGCCCGGAAGAGCAGGTGCCGACGCAAGGGACGGCGATTGTCGAATCGCTGGAGCTTCCCAATGGCCTGCGCCTGGTGATCGGCCGCGATGTGGGGGAGCGGCGGGGCTTTAACGCCATCATCCTGCGCACTTTCTTTGCCGGCACGCTGGGCATCATTCTGCTGTCGGTGCTGGCGGGCGGCTTTACGGTCCGCTACGTGCTGCGGCGCATCGACGGCATAACGGGCACCTCAAACAAGATCATCTCGGGCAATCTATCCGAGCGCGTTCCTGTGACCGGCCGCAATGACGAGTTCGACGCGGTTGCGACGAGCCTTAATGCCATGCTCGACAGGATCGAGCGGCTGATGATTGGGCTCAAGGAAGTAAGCGACAACGTTGCTCACGACCTCAAGACGCCGCTCACGCGCCTCCGCAACAAAGCGGAAGCGGCCCTGCGCGAGAACGCCGATCCGGCTGCCCAGCGGGCCGCGCTGGAAACGACCATCGCCGAATCCGATCAGCTCATCCGCACGTTCAACGCCCTGCTATTGATCGCGCGGGCCGAGGCGGGGACGTCGACCGGAGCATTTTCCAATATCGACATCAGCGAGGCCGCCGCCGACGTCGCCGAGCTTTATACGCCCGTCGCCGAAGACGCCGGTATCAGCCTGCAGACACGAATCGAGCCGGGAATCCGCATGCAGGCAAATCGCGAACTGATCGGGCAAGCCCTTGTGAATCTTGTCGAAAACGCCATAAAGTACGGCAAGAACGCCGAGGACGGGGGCAGCATCACGCTGGCCGCGAAGCGCGAAACCGGGAGGATCGTCATTGAAGTCGCCGACACGGGCCCCGGCATACCGGAAAGCGAGCGCCAGCGCGTTTTCGAACGCTTCGCGCGACTGGAGGCCAGCCGTACGGAAGCGGGTGCCGGGCTGGGGCTTGCGCTCGTTTCTGCAGTCGTGCGCCTCCACGGTGGCACTGTCCGGTTCGAAAACAATGAGCCGGGTGCAAAAGCGGTCATCACTTTTCCTCTCTAGCGGGACGGCGAGACTATGACGGCACTTGGCCAAAAACTGCGCCCGCTGCCAGGCGGTGCCGACGAACGCGGCTGCGCCGACGTGCTCGCTGCCCTAAACGATCCGAAGGACCGTGCCGCCGTTGAAGCGGCGGCATCGACACTCGCTCCGATCTTTGTGACAGCCCCATACCTGCGTGACCTGGCGGTACGGCACGCGCAATGGTTCGCTGGCGCGCTGCGGCGGGAGCCCGAAGAAAGCTTCGTGGCGCTGATCGAAGACATGCGCGGCGCCGGTCGATCAACCGACGAGGCGGAGCTGGTACGGCGCCTGCGGATAGGTAAGGGCAGGGGGGCGCTCCTGTCTGCGGTGGCCGAGATTGGTGGCGTATGGTCGGCCCGCGAGACGACACGCTGCATGTCCGACCTCGCCGATGCCGCGCTTGAGGCAGCCATCGACTTCCTGATGGCTGAATCGGCGCGGGATGGGAGGTTGGCGCTGCCGCCCGAGAAAGCCGATGCCGCCCATTCCGGCCTCGCCATCTTCGCGCTCGGCAAGCATGGCGGGCAGGAACTCAACTATTCCTCCGATATCGATATCGTCGCCTTCTATGATCCGCATCAGGGGGTGCTGCCGTCCGATGCGGATCACAACAAGTTCTATGTTCGCATCGTTCGCCGGCTGGTAGCGATCATGCAGGACCGGACGGCGGACGGATATGTCTTCCGCACCGATGTGCGCCTGCGCCCCGATCCGGGATCGACGCCGGTGGCGATCTCGGTCGATGCGGCGCTGGGCTATTATGAATCGCGGGGACAGAACTGGGAGCGCGCTGCCTGGATCAAGGCGCGGCCATGCGCCGGAGATCTGGCGCTCGGCAACAGGTTCCTTAAGGAGCTTGTCCCGTTCATCTGGCGCAAGCATCTCGATTTCGCGATGATCGCCGACATCCAGGCGATGAAGCGCCAGATCAATATTCACCGCAAGGTCGGCGCCGAGCGCGTGCTGGGGCACAACGTCAAGCTCGGGCGCGGCGGTATCCGCGAGATCGAATTTTTCGTCCAGACCCAGCAATTGATCGCCGGCGGCCGCGACCCCGATCTGCGCGTGCGGCCCACGGTCGAGGCCCTGGCGGCGCTGGTCGCCGGCAAATGGATCGGGGAGGACACCGCGCAGGATCTCGAGCAGACCTACTGGTTCCTGCGCGCGGTGGAAAACCGCCTGCAGATGCTGCGCGATGAGCAGACCCACGTGATGCCGGAAACCGAGGACGGTGTCGCCGAGATCGCCCTGCTGATGGGCTATGAAACGCGTGAGCAGTTTGAAACCGATTATCGGACCGCATTGTCGCGCGTTTCGGATTATTACGCCGAGTTATTTTCGGAAGGCGAGAGCCTTTCGGGCGAATTGGGCAATCTCGTCTTCACCGGCAGCGACGATGATCCCGATACGCTGGAAACTCTGGCTGGCCTGGGATTTTCCAGCCCTGCCGCTGTGTCGGCAACCATCCGCAAATGGCACTATGGCGGCTATGCCGCCACGCGTGCCGCCAAGGCGCGCGAGCATCTGACCGAACTCATTCCGGGGCTTCTCAAGACCTTTGCCGAGAGCGGCAATGCCGATGTGGCTTTCTCTCGCTTTAACGATTTCCTGACGCGCCTTCCGGCGGGCGTCCAGATGTTCGCGCTGCTGCGCAATCACGCCTATCTGCGCCAGCTTTTGCTCGATTTCATGTCCTCCGCCCCTCGGTTGGCCGAAGCGGTGATCCATCGCGCCCATGTGGTGGATGGGCTGATCGATCCATCCTTTGTCGGCTATATCGCGACTTCGGAGTCGCTGGTCGCCAGCGTCGATGCGTTCCTTGCCGAGGCCCGCAGCTTCGAGGATCTGATCGACAGGGCCCGCATCATCGGTCAGGAGCAGAAATTCCTGATCGCGGCAGGTCTGGTGGGCGGCGCGCTGTCGGCTGAACAGGCCGGGCGGCAGTTCACGGCTTTGGCCGAAACGCTGCTTGCGCGCCTCTTTGCGGCCGTCCGGGAGAATTTCGCCGAACGTCACGGCGCGGTGCCCGGCGCCCGCGTTGGCCTGTTGGCTTTCGGCAAAATGGCCAGCCGGGAAATGACGCTGACATCCGACCTCGACTTTATTCTGCTCTATGACGTGCCCGAGGGAAGCGCGGGCTCGGATGGCGAACGGGCGCTGGACGTTTCGACATATTTCACGCGCCTGACCCAGCGCCTGATCGCCGCCATTTCGGCACCCACTGCCGAGGGCGTGCTTTACGAGGCGGATATGCGCCTGCGCCCCTCGGGCAATGCCGGACCCTTGGCGACCAGCCTCAGGCGCTTCCGCGCCTATCAGCGCGACGAGGCATGGACCTGGGAGCATTTGGCGCTGACCCGGGCTCGGCTTTTCATCGGTGACAAGGATCTACCTCAGACCGTCGAGGGCGAGATTGCAGAAATCATGGCCTTGCCGCGCGATCGGGCAAAGATCGTCGGCGACGTTCTGGATATGCGCGCCCTCATGGCCAAGGAGCGCCCGCCGCGGCATCCCTTCGATCTCAAGCTCCACCAAGGTGGGTTGGTCGATCTCGAATTCATTGCCCAGACCGCTCAGCTTCTCGAAGGTGAAGCGCTTGGTATTCCCCAAGCTCCACCGGTCCGCGTGCTGCTGCAGCTAAGCGAAACGGGAATTTTGGCCAAAGGCGAGCGGCTGGCCGAAATCCACACGACCTACAGCAACATCCTGCAATTGATGAGCGCCTGCCTCATCGATCCGCTCAAGGATGAGGGATGGACGCCCGCGTTTCGGGAATTGGTGGCGCGGCGAACCAATTATCCGGACTTCTCGCGCCTTGAGGCCGACATAGCCGCGATGCGGGACGAAGTGAGCGCGGCTGCGGCGCAGTTCTATGCTCAAATGAAGGGCTAGGCCGCAGCCCGGTCGGGCATGATGGCAACAGGAGCTTGCGGGATTTCCCCGCCCCGCGCCAAGGGGAGCGATATGGCCACAGTGGTGCCGATCCCTTCGAGTGAATCGATGGCCAGCCTTCCGCCGCTGTGTTCGGCAATGGCGCGGGCAATGGCGATCCCCAGGCCGATGCCTGCATGCTGGCGGGCGAACGCAGCGTCCGAGAGGGCGAAGGGCTGGGAGAGCCGCGACATCTGCTCCTCGGTCATTCCCGTGCCGGTGTCGGTGACCTCGAGCACGACCCCGTCGCCGGCCGGCCAGGCGGCTACCCGGATGAGCCCGCCCTGGGGCGTGAAGCGCAAGGCGTTGTCGATGAGGTTGGCCAGCATGCGATCGAGATAGTGTCGATCCGCCGAAAGCCAGCCGCGCGCCTCGCCAGCGATTTCAAGCCTCACGCCGGCTCGCGCCGCGCGGCTTTCAAACCGCGCCGAGCACCCGGAAAGCAGGTCTCTTAGCGATACGGGCTCGCGCTTTAACGCTTTGCGGCCACCTTCGAGCTCGGCGTATTCGAGGATCTCGGCAAACGAAGACAGCAGCTTTTCGCCGGCGCGCTTGATGTCGGCAACGTAGGATTTGTATTTGGGATCGCCCAGCGGGCCGAAGGTCTCGAGCCGGATCATGTCGGCGAAACCGATGATGTGATTGAGCGGGGTACGAATGTCGTGGGAGAGATGGGCCAGAAAGCTGGTTTTGGCACGGCTCGATGCTTCCGCCCTTATCTTTTCTTCATGGTAGCGCCGGGCGAGGCTCTTTTGCTCCTCGCGGATGGCGCTGAGCATGCGATCGGCGGCCTTGCGTTCGGTGATGTCGGTCACGATGGTCACGAACCCCCCCGAGGGGCAGGGGCGTTCGTCCAGCATGATTACGGTTCCGTCGCTGCGCTCGACTTCGACGACACGCTGGCGCGCCACATCAAGAACCGGCCGTGCGGAAATCTTGCCTGAGATGGTTCGGCTGACGGCGGAGTAGGGCGTGCCTGGTGTCGTGCAGATCGATTGCAGCCGTAGCAGGCGGCCAAAGGCGGGGTTGGCGCAAACCAGGCGCCCATCCTCGCGCCAATGCGCAAGACCGTAGGGTACGGCCTCGATCGCCGGGAGCATGAGGCGGTTCAGGTTGTTGACCGATCCAGCGTTTCGGCCTCGATCGCGGAACAGAAGGAAAAGCCCCGTCAACAGTGCGGCGATGATCCAGCCATGGCTCAGGATCAGATTGTCGAGGATCTTGCCTTTCGGAACGAAGACGGAGATCCGCCCTGCGCCGTCGGCTAAAGGCGCGGCGGCATGGATGTAGTCTGCGAGGCTGAAGGGATCGCTCCCCGGCGCAGTGCTGAACACGACCGTACCCAGGCTGTCGCTGACGGCCAGATGGGCGTCGCTGGCCAGTGCGGGTGGAATGGCGATGGTGTCTTGCGGCAAGGCGTCAAGCTGCTCGGGACTGATCTGCGTTGCCGCAAGCGTGGCTATAAGTGCCGCTCGGTCCCTTAAATCCGCCTCGGTGCGCACCATGTCGAAAGCGAGGAACGATGCAGCCGATGCTATGGTGACGACGAGTGCGGCAAGAGTGGGCAATGAGAGTTCGGGCAGTGCCAAAATCCGACGGGTGGCACCTGATGGCTGTGCCTCGAATCCCTTTCCGCTGACGCCGGATGTCTCCGCCGATCCCATGCTTGAACCAGCCGGTTTTCGCGGCTGCCCCCACCGATTGAGTGATGCTAAGACTTTGAATCAACACATTGACTCTTGTCCATAGGCATTTTTTGCCGCCTGCCGCTTGCCTGGAAATTGTAGAGTCGGCAGAGTCACTTAGCGCCTGTGAAAAATATTTCCACTTTGTTAACGGTGCCACTGCGCGGCGGTCCTCGGGCGGCTTCTGTCATGCCAGTGCCATGCGACTCGCGCTCGAAGGTGGTAATCTGATTGGCTCGCGAAGCGCTCTCCCGGTGTCGGGGGCGGCTGCGATGGGCCGTCCTTGTCTCCGGCATGGGCTTGACGATCGCCACCGGCGAATTTATCAAGTTCAGGCTTGCTAAATTATTTGACCCATTTCCGTCTGCGCATGTGGGAAGGCGTCGACGGTAATGCCGCTTCTCTTCCCTCGGGTAATTCCGATGTTCCGCTGGTTCGAAAATCTTCTCAACCCGTATCCGCCACAGCCGCCCGCGCAGCCGCCGAAATCCATCGTCGCGTTCTGTCTGCGCTACATGCAGGGCGTCAAACTTCCGCTCGCCATCATGGCGGTGCTCACGACCCTGGTTGCCCTGGGCGAGATCGCGTTGTTCGGCTTTCTCGGCAGCGTCATCGATTGGCTGTCGGGAGCGAACAAGGAGACCTTCCTTACCGATGAGGGGCCGACGCTGCTGTGGATGAGCCTGTTCGTGCTTGTCGTACTGCCGGTGCTTGGACTGCTTTCCAATCTCATCATCCATCAGACGCTGTTGGGCAATTTCCCGCAGCGTATCCGCTGGATGGCGCACCGGTACCTGATCCGCCAGTCGATGAGCTACTTCCAGGACGAGTTCGCCGGCCGGATCGCCACCAAGGTGATGCAGACGGCATTGGCCGTGCGTGAAACGGTGATGAAGCTGCTCGACGTGCTCAACTACGTCGTCGTGTACTTCATCGGCGCGGTGGTGCTCGCGGCGATGAACAACATTTGGTTGGCGCTTCCGTTTGTCGTCTGGATCGTCGCCTATGGCGGGCTCATCTATTACTACGTGCCTAAACTGGGGCGCATTTCCGAGCGCCAGGCCGACGCGCGCTCGATGATGACGGGCCGCATCGTTGACAGCTACACCAATATCGCGACCGTCAAGCTGTTCTCCCATTCGAGCCGGGAGGAGAGTTATGCCCATGAGGCGATGGATGAGTTCCTCCAGACCGTCCACGCCCAGATGCGTTACGTCACCATCCTCAACCAGGCGATCACCGTGCTCAACGCGTTGCTGTTGTTCGCGGTGGGCTTCGTCGGTATCCAGCTCTGGCTCAGCGACACGGTGACCGCAGGCGCGGTCGCAGCTGCGGCCGCCATCGTCATGCGCTTTCAGGGCATGAGCCAGTGGATCATGTGGGAAATGTCGGCGCTGTTCGAAAACATCGGCA from Pelagibacterium sp. 26DY04 harbors:
- a CDS encoding ATP-binding protein, yielding MSDAPQRSFRLRNLWRTTTVRLTAMFIAIFVGFAIVLLALIAYQSTIQLQREQFRSVEREIAQIRLLSRQSGIRAVAFAVQRLADRPGPGIYYLGDPTGVMIAGNVTDFPPAVLAEPGRFELAYERGREIYGGPEEQVPTQGTAIVESLELPNGLRLVIGRDVGERRGFNAIILRTFFAGTLGIILLSVLAGGFTVRYVLRRIDGITGTSNKIISGNLSERVPVTGRNDEFDAVATSLNAMLDRIERLMIGLKEVSDNVAHDLKTPLTRLRNKAEAALRENADPAAQRAALETTIAESDQLIRTFNALLLIARAEAGTSTGAFSNIDISEAAADVAELYTPVAEDAGISLQTRIEPGIRMQANRELIGQALVNLVENAIKYGKNAEDGGSITLAAKRETGRIVIEVADTGPGIPESERQRVFERFARLEASRTEAGAGLGLALVSAVVRLHGGTVRFENNEPGAKAVITFPL
- a CDS encoding ABC transporter ATP-binding protein, yielding MFRWFENLLNPYPPQPPAQPPKSIVAFCLRYMQGVKLPLAIMAVLTTLVALGEIALFGFLGSVIDWLSGANKETFLTDEGPTLLWMSLFVLVVLPVLGLLSNLIIHQTLLGNFPQRIRWMAHRYLIRQSMSYFQDEFAGRIATKVMQTALAVRETVMKLLDVLNYVVVYFIGAVVLAAMNNIWLALPFVVWIVAYGGLIYYYVPKLGRISERQADARSMMTGRIVDSYTNIATVKLFSHSSREESYAHEAMDEFLQTVHAQMRYVTILNQAITVLNALLLFAVGFVGIQLWLSDTVTAGAVAAAAAIVMRFQGMSQWIMWEMSALFENIGTVRDGINSLSLPAMVADEPDAPRLERVKGEIAFKDVAFNYGKKGDDGSTKVIEGLNLHIRPGEKIGLVGRSGAGKSTVVNLLLRFYDRQSGHVFIDGTDVASVAQDSLRANIGVVTQDTSLLHRSVRDNIKYGRPDATDEEMYAAARQAEAHDFILGLVDAKGRTGYDAHVGERGVKLSGGQRQRIAIARVLLKDAPILVLDEATSALDSEVEAAIQSQLDMLMEGKTVIAIAHRLSTIAAMDRLIILEEGRVVEQGTHAELVAAGGTYARLWARQSGGFIDAEAEEVAAQ
- a CDS encoding ATP-binding protein, which encodes MPTLAALVVTIASAASFLAFDMVRTEADLRDRAALIATLAATQISPEQLDALPQDTIAIPPALASDAHLAVSDSLGTVVFSTAPGSDPFSLADYIHAAAPLADGAGRISVFVPKGKILDNLILSHGWIIAALLTGLFLLFRDRGRNAGSVNNLNRLMLPAIEAVPYGLAHWREDGRLVCANPAFGRLLRLQSICTTPGTPYSAVSRTISGKISARPVLDVARQRVVEVERSDGTVIMLDERPCPSGGFVTIVTDITERKAADRMLSAIREEQKSLARRYHEEKIRAEASSRAKTSFLAHLSHDIRTPLNHIIGFADMIRLETFGPLGDPKYKSYVADIKRAGEKLLSSFAEILEYAELEGGRKALKREPVSLRDLLSGCSARFESRAARAGVRLEIAGEARGWLSADRHYLDRMLANLIDNALRFTPQGGLIRVAAWPAGDGVVLEVTDTGTGMTEEQMSRLSQPFALSDAAFARQHAGIGLGIAIARAIAEHSGGRLAIDSLEGIGTTVAISLPLARGGEIPQAPVAIMPDRAAA
- a CDS encoding response regulator transcription factor, giving the protein MKILVIEDDREAASYLIQALDECGHIAHHASDGETGFAMASGMEYDVLIVDRMLPRRDGLSIIESLRAEGDQTPALILSALGEVDDRVTGLRAGGDDYLVKPYAFSELLARIEVMARRSAPSEAATSYQVGDLVLDRLSRKVERGGEQIVLQPREFRLLEYLMKNAGRVVTRTMLLENVWDYHFDPQTNVIDVHMSRLRAKVDKGHERQLLQTVRGAGYVIRE
- a CDS encoding Do family serine endopeptidase, whose protein sequence is MAKMLSTPTRKLVAASALAMVAAAGTLGAGFVNTQPAQAQQVGTEVGNPPMTGFADLVESVSPAVVSVQVSVEAPMQQIQGGPNFQFEFPDLPEDHPLRRFFDQFEEPFNGPNDRPNRPREFMQAMGSGFIISPDGYIVTNNHVVQDATEVSVLLEDDTELAADVVGTDPRTDLALLKIHEERDDLPFVEFATDEARVGDWVVAVGNPFGLGGTVTAGIVSARGRDINASYYDDFLQIDAAVNRGNSGGPSFNTEGKVVGVNTAIFSPSGGNVGIAFAIPAQLAQSVISQLQENGFVTRGFLGVSLQDLNEDLADALGLANTNGALVTEPIEGAPAADAGIESGDVIVSVDGEGVENARELSRVISQRSPESDVVLGVIRGGEELDITVTLDRLEEEEAAPETPAEEEQADPEATNSYIGVAVAPNPDGEGVVIEDVDPQGPAAARGVMPGDVIEQANGGAISQPEDLVAALDAAREEGKSAISLRISRDGVARFVGIPLEAEVQEQE
- a CDS encoding bifunctional [glutamine synthetase] adenylyltransferase/[glutamine synthetase]-adenylyl-L-tyrosine phosphorylase, whose product is MTALGQKLRPLPGGADERGCADVLAALNDPKDRAAVEAAASTLAPIFVTAPYLRDLAVRHAQWFAGALRREPEESFVALIEDMRGAGRSTDEAELVRRLRIGKGRGALLSAVAEIGGVWSARETTRCMSDLADAALEAAIDFLMAESARDGRLALPPEKADAAHSGLAIFALGKHGGQELNYSSDIDIVAFYDPHQGVLPSDADHNKFYVRIVRRLVAIMQDRTADGYVFRTDVRLRPDPGSTPVAISVDAALGYYESRGQNWERAAWIKARPCAGDLALGNRFLKELVPFIWRKHLDFAMIADIQAMKRQINIHRKVGAERVLGHNVKLGRGGIREIEFFVQTQQLIAGGRDPDLRVRPTVEALAALVAGKWIGEDTAQDLEQTYWFLRAVENRLQMLRDEQTHVMPETEDGVAEIALLMGYETREQFETDYRTALSRVSDYYAELFSEGESLSGELGNLVFTGSDDDPDTLETLAGLGFSSPAAVSATIRKWHYGGYAATRAAKAREHLTELIPGLLKTFAESGNADVAFSRFNDFLTRLPAGVQMFALLRNHAYLRQLLLDFMSSAPRLAEAVIHRAHVVDGLIDPSFVGYIATSESLVASVDAFLAEARSFEDLIDRARIIGQEQKFLIAAGLVGGALSAEQAGRQFTALAETLLARLFAAVRENFAERHGAVPGARVGLLAFGKMASREMTLTSDLDFILLYDVPEGSAGSDGERALDVSTYFTRLTQRLIAAISAPTAEGVLYEADMRLRPSGNAGPLATSLRRFRAYQRDEAWTWEHLALTRARLFIGDKDLPQTVEGEIAEIMALPRDRAKIVGDVLDMRALMAKERPPRHPFDLKLHQGGLVDLEFIAQTAQLLEGEALGIPQAPPVRVLLQLSETGILAKGERLAEIHTTYSNILQLMSACLIDPLKDEGWTPAFRELVARRTNYPDFSRLEADIAAMRDEVSAAAAQFYAQMKG